Proteins from a single region of Oryzias melastigma strain HK-1 unplaced genomic scaffold, ASM292280v2 sc00619, whole genome shotgun sequence:
- the LOC118598446 gene encoding uncharacterized protein LOC118598446, producing MPAPDRSCRVWFLQTSEKRRRKEPDRDNEDLWEVDHPTIARPIRRRKAEKGPEALVVDVPEGLKVDREKAEESVDEQGVDVPGNVDVERLKKNQDEGSSSTASPMIQEKDTVFTRFIRVVKAAAYHFLDHCVSDLRKEKCYGCQVDHPSQTQHPCLFDIEDGFIDIHFQTLVKKLLTPEYTQAVRMLLYKEGILFDDSRILGVTDALLYELKFAARHTGGDVVKIMHERMIKFKEAEFESDELDRATKIWRGQPFYTPRLLFYTRHLN from the coding sequence ATGCCTGCTCCCGATCGCTCCTGCAGGGTATGGTTCCTCCAAACCTCCGAGAAAAGGCGGAGGAAGGAACCGGACAGGGACAATGAGGATCTGTGGGAGGTGGACCACCCCACGATCGCACGTCCCATCAGGCGGAGAAAGGCGGAAAAAGGCCCTGAAGCATTGGTTGTGGATGTACCCGAGGGCCTGAAAGTGGACCGAGAAAAGGCTGAGGAAAGCGTCGACGAACAAGGTGTGGATGTACCGGGGAACGTGGATGTGGAGCGTCTGAAAAAGAACCAAGACGAGGGGAGCTCTTCTACCGCTTCACCCATGATTCAGGAGAAAGATACCGTCTTCACCCGTTTCATCCGTGTGGTCAAGGCGGCCGCTTACCATTTCCTCGACCACTGCGTGAGCGATCTGcgtaaagaaaaatgctacggATGTCAGGTTGACCATCCGAGCCAGACCCAACATCCCTGCTTGTTTGACATTGAAGACGGATTTATTGACATCCACTTTCAGACTCTGGTTAAGAAACTGCTGACTCCTGAATATACCCAAGCCGTCAGAATGCTGCTGTACAAGGAAGGAATTCTCTTTGACGATTCGAGGATCCTGGGAGTGACCGACGCTCTGCTGTACGAACTGAAATTTGCTGCTCGCCATACAGGAGGCGATGTTGTGAAGATCATGCACGAACGAATGATCAAGTTCAAGGAGGCTGAATTTGAATCGGATGAACTGGATCGAGCGACAAAGATTTGGAGAGGTCAGCCTTTCTATACCCCCCGGTTACTTTTTTATACAAGGCATTTGAATTGA